AGGACTTCATCGCCGAGCAGGTCTACGTCGCCGTCGAGATCCCACCCGGACGGCCACAGCTCCAGTGGGCCGAGAGGGCCGAACAGTGGACGCCGCGCGGCGGAGTCGTGCGCGGCATCGTGCTCGGCGGCGACAAGGACGCGCCCGATGTCGAGGTCGACGGCCGGGAGATGAGCTGGGCCGAGTTCGGCACGACCATGACCACCTACGCCGGGTGGGGCTTCCGCCTCTGCTTCGTCCCGGACGACGAGATCTACGAGCCCCCAACCATCGTGGTCCGCGATCCCGACGATGCCGATGCCTGACCTGGACGAGGCGCGCCTCATCGAGAACTGCACGCGATCGGAGCCGATGCGCCCCCCGAGGACCGTCACTGCGACCGTGGATGCCACGGCATCCACTTCGAGCGATGGGCAGCGGCGTCGGGACAGGAACACGAGAAAGAAGCGGAAGAAGCGCAAGCGCCGGTGAGCCTTGCCCGGTTCGGATACCTCGGGCAGGTCCCGCGAATGCACCACCACCCCGACCTCTCCGAGCGGATCGACGACGACGAGTGGGACGAGCTGGAGGCCCTGTTCGCAGCGTCGGGCGGACCCAACATGGAGACCATCTGCGGCCTCCTCAACGCCGTCGCGACGGCACCGAGCACGATCCCACCGAGCGCTTGGCTCCCCCTGGCGCTCGGCGAGCGCGAAGGAATCGGGAGCGAGAGCCCGCTGCTGGTCCGCCTACTGCGGCTCTACAACATGGTGGTCGACCAGCTCGCGCACGACGCCCCCCTGTGTCCCTCGCCGGACGACACCGAAGGGATCCGACATTGGTGCGAGGGTTACGCGCTCGGAGTAAACCTCGATGACGACTGGCGCCTCGACATCGAGTCGATGGCCTGGGCGACTCCGATCATCATGATCACCGACGGTGTCGGACCGAGCGAGCGGGTCGGCGATGACCTCGATGCGAGGGTGCTCGATGCCTATCACGGCCTGGCGGCGGCCCGTGTGAGCGCGGCGACCGCGTCAGGCGGACCTCGCACCGTCCGACGAGAGCCGAAGGTCGGCCGCAACGAACCCTGCCCGTGCGGCAGCGGGAAGAAGCACAAGAAGTGCTGCCTTCGGGCCTCCAACTGATCCGTCAATCGTCGTCCTGACGGTGCGACGTGGCGTCCTCGTCGACCCAGTCCTCCTCGGTGTAGATCATGCCCTTGCGCCCGGACACTTTCCGGGTCGGACCCGCGCGGTAGATCTTGCAGCTCTTCGGGCCGTAGCAGAACGTCTCGGTGCGGTAGCGACGATGGCCGGGGTTCCAGTGGTCGATGATCATCTCCACGGGCATCTCGCAGCCCCAGATGCACGCGCGGCAGATCTCGCCGTCGAAGGTGCGCTTGGCGAGACGGCGATGACCACGCCGGCGGTAGACGGGCAGCTCGGGAGGCGCGGCCGTCCACGGTGGGCCCCGTTTCGGCTCGGGCGGCGTGGAGAGCACCTTGACGCGACTCGCCTTGTACAAGTCCGCCGTCTCGCGCCGCCCATCGACGACCGGCTGGCCCTGCCCGCTGACCTCCATGTCGACACGAAAGCCGTGCTTGTCCTGGGCAGCCTTGCCGACAGCCACCGTGAAGGCGCGGTCCTCGTCGCCGAGCTTGCCGTAGAGGCGCAGCGAGTAGCCGAGGTACTCGTGGCTCCGCTCGTCGAAAGAGCGGGTCAGGCGGATGCGGGGCTGAACGGAGAGGACCTCCCCGCGCCAGGAGACCTTGTCGGCGGCGGCCATGTCGCTCGGGATCATCACCGGACCCCGGCGGAACGCAAGACCGCCGTCGACGCGACCTACTCGTCGCGGTCGTCGAGGGCCATCAGGAGCGCGAGCAAGCGACCACGAAGCTCGCCTCGGTCACCATCACGCTCCCAGGCTTCGAGGGCGTCACGAAGGCGCTCACAGATTCTAGGGGCGCCCCCAATACCCCGCCCTTCGATGCCGTTGCTGTCGCCTCGCCTCGTGCGGGGGTTTTCGGCGACCGCAGCCCGATGGGGTCGAGACGCCTTGTGCGGCGCGCCGGGTGGGGCGACAACCGACGCATGACCGGCTTCACGTGTCGAACGTGTGGGGGGCGGCATCCGGACCCTCCGCGGGTCTGGGGGGCAGACGCGCCAGCTCCCTACTACGACCTCGCTCCAGAGGACCGTGACCGGGCGGGGTTGAACGCGGACCAGTGCATCATCGAGACACCGGGCGAGACCCACTTCTTCGTGAGGGGCCGCTTGGAGATCCCGGTCGTCGATGAAGACGAGCCGTTCGCGTGGCTCGTGTGGGTCTCCCTCAGCGAGGCGAGCTTCGAGCGCGCGTCAGAGCTGTGGGAGCAGTAAGGACGAGAAGCCGAGCCGCCCTACTTCGGGAGGCTGTGTGACCGGCTCCCGTACGCTGAGCCAACGCTCTTCCTCGAGACGCGAGTTCACACTCGTCCCGTCGGGCAGCGTCCTTTCGTCGAGCTGGAACCCACCGACCACCCTCTCGCTCGTGAGCAGCGGGAGGGCATCACTCGCGCGCGCGTCTTGGAGATCGCCGAGCACTTCATGCATCCGAACGGGTCGGCAGGCTGAGGAAGATCATGACCTTCGGCGACGAGTAGCCGGACCGTTGCTCCACCTGGGCGGGGTGGTTACGCGGTGTGGGTGCGCTGGTGGAGGTCAGCTCGGAATCATGAGCGCCCGGTCGTCGCGACCGACTGGCTGCGCGGTTGTCTGCTGGGAGGGGCGCTGGCGGATGCGCTCGCGTTCGCGCACGAGGGTCGAGCGCCAGGCCCAGCTCCTGCTCTGCGGGTCGGGTCCATCTCCGACGACACCCAGCTCACTCTCGCGACCTGCGAGGCGCTGATCTCGGCGAAAGGTGAGGTGCGACCCGAGGTCGTGGCGGAGCACTTCGTCCGATGGCACCGACAGCACGGGTTCGTCGGCATCGGCGCCGCGACGGCGAAGGCGGTCCGTGAGCTGAGCGTGGGTGGACACTGGGCGCTCGTGGGCCGGAAAGGGGAGATGGCCGCCGGGAACGGAGCGGCGATCCGCGTCGCACCGCTCGCCTTTTGCGCTCGACCTGTCCACCCGGCGCGGGAGGCAGGTGCTCCGCGACGTGTCTCGGATCACCCACCACAGCGACGAAGCTTATGTGGGTGCGCTCGCGATCGCGCTCACAATCCGGAAGGCCGCCGCGGGGTGGTCCGATCGGACGGCACTCTTCGAGCACCTCGCGGCCGAGTTGCCCGACACAGCCGTGCGCGATCGGCTCGTCGAGGTCGCCGAGCACGAGGGTGTGACGATCACCGACTTGGCAGCGCAGCTCGGGTCGAGCGGCTACGTGGTCGAGTCGGTCCCGCTCGCCATCCACGCTTTCTGCGCGGAGGCGGAGGGGAGCTTCATCGAAATGGTGACCAAGATCGTCGAGGCCGGGGGCGACTGCGACTCGTAAGCATCGATGGCGGGCCAGTGCTTCGGAGCGTTGCGCGGGGTGGAGGGCCTCCCGAACGGCCTGCTCACCCAGCTCCCCAGCATCATCGAGGAGGTGTCCGACCAGATCGGTCACCGCCTCACCTGAGCGGGTGCGGACGTCTGGACTCATCGAAAGGTTGCAGGGCTCGATGGGTCTCGCGGCTGCCGCCGAGCAGCTAGACCCTGGCTTTCGAGCGCGGCTACGCCGACCGAATCACCTCGAAGTCGAACCAGCGCTCGGCGGCGGCCGTCTGGAATGAAGGGGTCAGCAACCCCAGCTCGCCCTGCCACGGAAAGTCGGCGGGTAGCTCGCTCAGTTGCTCGCGGACCCAGGTGCGACGTGGCCAGGGGTTGCGACTCCTGGGAGGGCCTCCCACTCCGACGGCGGAGAGCAGCTCCACGGTCTCCTCCTCGTCGTGGACCGCCAGGACCCGCAAGGTTCCATCCACCTCCAGTAGCCCGTGCTCATAGCCCCACAGCCAGTCCGCGAGTGAGTAGGCCGAGCCGAGGACCGTCACCCTCCCGTCGGCCTTGTCGATCACCACCCCCATCGACCCGACGAATCCGACGCGGGCGACCCAGTAGGCGTCACGCTCCATCAGGTCGGGCTCGAACCAGTGGGACCCAGTGCGCTTCGCGTATTCATCCGCTACCTCCCGCGCGTCTTCGAGTCCCACCATCGACGGGAGAGTGCGCCATCTGGGTGCAGACGTCTGCACCCGCCGACGTGGGCGGACGGGTGGACTCAACGGAGGACGAGCTGCGCGCCGGATCGCACGGTGACCGAGAGCGGCTGTCGATCACCGTGCGATTCGAGCCAGCCGCCCGACGCCGGGCCGCGGCTAGGCTGCGCGCATGCACCACCGCGTCGCGCTCGCCTTCGCCCTCCTGCTCCTCTCGCCTGGCTGCGACGGGAGCGCGCCGCCGCCCGACGCCGCCGCCGGTACCGACGCGGGCCTGGTCAACGCGAGCCCGAGCGACGCGGGGACGGGGCCGGCAGACGCTGGCTCGCCCCAGGACGGCGGCTGCGACATCTGCGACGCGGGGCCCCCGCCGATGGCCGACTACTACGTCAGCCCCGACGGTGACAACGACGGCCCCGGCACCCTCGAGGCGCCGTTCGCCACCCTCGCCGCCGCCGACGCCGTCGTCGCGCCCGGCGACCTCGTCTACTTCCGCGGCGGCACCTACCGCGAGCCGGGCGTGATCCGGGCCTCCGGCGAGGAGGGCGCGCCGATCCGCTGGGAGGGCTACCCGGGCGAGACCGTCGTCTTCGAGGGTCCCGGCCGCGGCGGCACCCCGTTCGTCGAGCAGCTCCGGGTGAGCGGCTCCTGGAACGAGGTGCGGCGGATCTGGGTGCAGGACTCGTCCGGCCCCGGCATCCGGGTATTCGGCGACCACGTCTGGATCGACGACGTCACCGTGCGCCGCTGCGGCACCACCGGCATCAACTTCTTCGAGGCCGACGACGGCCGCGTCTCCGACTCGCTCATCTCGCTGAGCTACAACCAGTACGACGCCGAAGGCCTGCCCGCGGACGGCGGCGGAGCCGACGGGATCTCGTTCGCCCACTGCCGCCGGGGCCTGATCACCGGCACGATCAGCTGGGGCAACTCCGACGACGGCTACGACCTCTGGGGCTCCTTCGACACCCGCATCGAGCACTCCTACGCCTACGGCAACGGCATCGACCGCTGGGGCGGCGAGGGCTTCGCCGGCGACGGCAACGGCTTCAAGCTCGGCAACTGCGACTCCACCGGCGTCGAGTCGTACCGCAACGTCTCCTGGGGTCACCCGCGGCGCGGCTTCGACAGCAACTGCAACTCGATGAGCAGCCTGCAGCACTGCACGAGCTTCGACGACCGCTACGGCTTCAACAACCGCCACGCGACCAACGCCTGGACCAACAGCGTCGCCCTCGCCTCCCGCTCCGGCGCGGTGCAGACGATGGAGGACGAGCCCCGGAGCAACGCCTGGGACCTCGGCATCGAGGTGACGCCGGCGCACTTCCTCGGCACCACGCCCCCCGAGCTCACCGGCGACGAGAGCGCCGCCGAGGCCCTCGCCCTCTTCCGCGCCTCCGATTTCCTCCGGCCCGCGCCCGGCAGCCCGCTCGTCGACGCCGGCGAGGACCTCGGCGAGCCCTACGAGGGCGCCGCCCCCGACCTCGGCGCCTTCGAGGCCCGCTGATTCGTGCTCTGGCTGTTCGGGCTCGCGCTCGCGGTCGGCTGCGATCGCCCTCTCACCCCCGCCGCCGCGCTCCGCGGAAGATGATAGAACGACGCTCCGAGGTCGTCATGCCAGCTATCCGCGTCGAGTCACCACGAGTGAAGAAGCAAAGCGCGCTGCGATGCGGCGCCTGGGTTCGAGCACGCAAGCTCGCGCCGGCGATCATCGGCCTGCTGTCGCTCTCGCTCGCCGCCTGCCAGGACGGGACGCCCGGCGCCGACGGGGGGCCGGACGCGTTTGTCGACGCGGACGCGGGCGCTGGGCCCGACGGCGGTGCGCAGCCCGACGGGAGCGCGGGCCTCGACGCGGGCGGGCTCGTCGACGCCGGCGCCGACGCGGGTCCGGGCACCGAACCCGTGTGCGACCGCAGCTTCCACGTGGCCTCGTCAGGCCGATCGGGCGCAGCCGGGACCATGGACGACCCGTGGTCCACCGTCGGCGACGTCAACGGCGCCGAGCTGCAGCCCGGCGACTGCGTGTGGTTCCGGCGGGGTGACAGCTGGGGCGAGAGCCTCACGCCTCCCTCGTCCGGCACGTCGGATCGCCCCATCGTGTTCGGCGCCTACGGCACCGGCGCCCCGCCGCGCCTCACGGGCGAGGGTGACCGCAGCTGCGTCGGATGGGTCGCGCCGCGCAGCCACCTGGTGTTCCGCGACCTGCACCTCGATGGCTGCGGTCGGCCGGGCGGCGGAAACGCTGGCGGAATCAGCGTATGGAGCGAGGGTGGGACCTCGAGGGGCCTCCTGATCGAGGGGCTGCTCATCGAGGGAGCCAAGACCTGGGGGATCTACATGAGCGGCGTCAGCGGCCTGATGATCCGCCGCACCAGGATCAGCGGCTCCGAGGAGCAGCACGGCATCTACCTCGACGGCACGCTCGGCCTCGATGACGCCGTCGTCGAGGGTTGCGAGATCCACCACAACAACCAGATGTGCGTTCAGCTCAACTCCAACGGACACAGCCGCCTCACCGGCGTGATCCTCCGCTACAACCGCCTCCACGACTGCGGGTTGGGGGGAGTGAACAACATCGGCGCCGACGGTTTGCGCGCACACCACAACCTCATCTACGGCGAGATGCCGGGGATCTACAACGGCTGCGACGGGGCGGACGACGGCTGCAGCGCCGGCGCCGTCGACGCCGTCTACGCCAACAACACCATCCACGTGATGGGGTCTGGTTGGGCGGCGTGTCTCTCCAATGGGTCCCCCCTCGGTGCGCCCGACTTCGCCTCGTTCGTCAACAACATCTGCGTCCACGACGCCGGCTCGGGGGTGGCCCTCGAGGACGGTGAGCTCAGCGCCGCCACCACGGACCACAACCTCTACTTCTCCAACGTCTCCTCGAGCGTCCCCTTCGAGTGGGGCGGCGCCTGGTACGACGACTTCGCCGCGTTCCAGGCCGGCACCGGGCACGGCGCCGACAGCTCCTTCACCGACCCGGGATTGCGCGACGCCTCCGGAGCGGGATACGAGCTCCTCGGGTCATCGCCCGCCGTGGACACGGCGTCCGACCTCGGCTTCACCCGCGACATCGTGGGTACCGCCGTCCCGAGCGGCAGCGCGCCGGACCGGGGCGCGTTCGAGCGCCCCTGAAGGGGCGTCGGACCGGGGACGCGGCGCCTTCTCGCCAGACGAGGAGCGCGCACGGCACGTTGCCCACGTCGCCATCACGACGGGAGGCAAGAGCCAGGGGGGAGGCAAGAGCCAAGCCGGGGCCTCTGACAAGCCCACTTGCGGCACGTATGCGAAAAGGTGCAAGGGCGCCCTTTGCGCCGGGTGTCTCGTACCGGCGGACGAGCAAGAAGCAGCCGCTGCTGAGCCCAATTCGGCCCCGCCGTCCTCCCCACGGCACTCCCTCCAACGGAACGCGCGCACCCCAGCGCCCCGAAGGCCGCTGAGGTCGGTGAAGAGGTCGCGCGATCAGGCCGGAGCTACGGAAACGGCTCCACGCGGGCGCCGTGGTGCTTGACCATCCAGTATGTTCCGCGCGGGAACACCACGTCCCGGTCCCCCGCGCACCAGCGCCGCTTCGCCTCGCGGTGCTTCTGGCGGAACTCCACCAGCTGCTCGATGGCGGCGATCCGCGCCTCGGTCTGCCCCGGTCCCGCCGCCACGTGCGGCCGCAGCGTCCCGCGCGCCTCGAAGGTCTTCGCGCGCCGATACGGAGAGACGTTCCGCGCGCGAGTCGGCCCCATCACCTTCCAGCCACGCGCCCGGATCTCCGTCCGCGCCTCCGCGAGCTGCACCTCGAGCTCCCGCGCGATCGCCTCTCGCGCCTCCTCCTCGTCCGCGAACCACTGCATCGGAAGCTCGAGCTTCACCGCCCCGGCAGCCGCCCACTTCTTCCCCGTGAAGTAGAAGTCCGGCTTCCCCGCCGAGAGCGTCCGCCGTCCGAGCTCCTCGAGCGTCGGGTTCAGTCCGGGCCACTGCTCCGGCTTCCAGACCAATCCCGCGGCGGTTGGGTTCACCATCGCGTAGGCGATCTGGTGGGCCACCGCCTCCGCCGTGTGCAGCTGCACGATGGTCAGCTGCCCGGGCGCCCACACCACGCCGACGACGTACCGCCGCAGCACCTGGATCGCGCACGCCAGGTGCGTGTCCAGCGCGTGCATGAACTCGCTGACGTTGCCGTGCGGCACGGTGACCACGAGGTGGAAGTGCGTGCTCATCACCGTCGCCATGTGCACCGTGACCCCGAACTTTGCGGCGCAGAGCGCGAGCACGTAGACGAAGAGCGCCGTGAGCTTGTCGTCCGGCCGCAGGAGGAAGCGGCGCCCCTCGACGCGGCGGCAGATCGCGTACGTCGCGTTCGGCTCGATGTAGCGCGGTGCGGGCACGACGACGGGCCATCGCAAGCCCCGATCCAAACCCGCGCCACGTGATCTCAGGTACTTACAGCGCCGGATCGGCGGGGGTGGCGGGCGGAGGGGTGGCGGACGCCGGCCGGGAGGGGGCTCCACGGTCGTCGGACGCCTCCGCGAGAGCGACCTGCCGTTGGCCTCGAAGCCGCGAACCCGAGGGCGTTTCGACAGGAAGAGCCCGCGCTCCAACACTGCGGTCGAGGTGGCTCGCGATGGGGCAGTTTCACCCTCGCGCTCATCATCCAACTCGGCGCGCCTCAGCCCTGGCGGTCTCGCAGAACGTGCACTCTGACAAACTCGGCGGGGGGCGTTCATGCGTCCTATCCCCAGGATTGATGTGCAGCCAGCACCGCTGTTCTGCTCCCCCGCCCTTTGCTAGAGATAGAAGCATGCGGCGACCCCTCATGGCTCTTCTGGCAGTCGGCCTGCTCAGCGCGGCCGGCGCGCAGGCCCAGCGTGGGTGGGCAACGGTCTCCCCGCCCGACATGGGGTTTCGAGCTGTCTTCCCCCGCGAGCCAGAGCACTATGCGCAAAGCAACAGGACGGAGTCCGGAACCTGGGTTGGCACCACATGGGAGGTCGACGACGTCGTGCGGGACCGCGCCTTTCAGGTGACCGTCAAGGACTACAGCCGCTACGACACGGCAGGCGCGTCGATCGACGCGGTGCTCGACGCCATGTGCCGTGGACACGACCCCAACGCCGAGATCCACTCGCTCCCCGCCAGCGTCCCTGCGCGCCGCTGCACCTCAGAGCGAGGCGTGGGCGGGACGGAGATGCGTGTGTTCTGGGTCGCGCCGCGTCTCTACGTCGCCTCCCACATCTGCGGTCGCCAGGACTGCACCTCTGATCGCGCCCGCTTCTTCGAAGGCTTTCAGCTCGTGCGCTGAGCGACGCCCGAGCGTCAAGAGAGCGCGACCGAGTCGCGAGGCCCTCCATCAGATCCTCGCTGGTCAGGCACAACGGCGGCGCCATCGCGATCCTCCAAGAGTGCGCCATCGGCGTGCAGACGTCTCCCGCAGTTCGACATCAGCTCGGCGGTCGCGGCGAACACTCCGCCAGTCGGGTCACGGTTCGGCAGTGCGGGCATTCCGCGAGGGGCCTGGCGGGCTCCTCCCACGCGTCGGCGCACGCCGAGCACTGACGCCAGTGGCCGGTGATGATCGTCGCGGGCACTGGCGCCTCACCGGCGTGATGGCCGCGGACGGTTCCTTGCCAGACTCCGTCCACCAGGAAGCCCGTCGCCTCGGCGGGTGCGCCGCAGCTCTCGCACGTCGTGTAGAGCTCGACGTCGGACTCCAGCCGGAGCGTCGTCAGCGCCTCTGGCGGCAGTCGGCAGTCCGGGTCGGCCCACTGTCGGAGCGGGGACGCGGCGCCTTCTCGCCAGACGAGGAGCGCGCACGGGCCGTCCTTGCTCTGCCAACCCGAGAGCTCGCCTCCGCAGCCGTCGCAGGCGATCGGCGGGTCCGGCTCGTAATCGTCGAACATGCCCACGTCGCCATCATAGGCTCCGTCCCTGCCCCGACCGCTTCTCGTCCTCTCACCGTGGTGGTACGAGGTGGTGATGGAGCCGCTCACGCGCGCCCTTCGTTCGCTCGACGGCCTCTCGGTCGGCGACGCGTTCGGCGAGCTGTTCTTCATGCCGGGCGAGGCGGCGTATCGCTTCATCCGAGCGCGGGCGATCCCCGACGGAAGCTGGCGCTACACGGACGACACCGAGATGGCGATCTCCATCGTCGAGGTGCTCGCGGGGCACGGGAGCGTCGACCAGGACGCGCTCGCGGCCGCGTTCGCCGCGCGCATGGATCCGAGCCGCCGCTATGGTGCAGGCGCGTACGGGATCCTGACCGCGATCAGAGAGGGGCTGCCCTGGGAGCGGGCCAGCCGCGGCGCCTTCCAGGGGCGCGGCTCGTTCGGGAACGGCGCCGCGATGCGCGTGGCGCCGCTGGGCGCGTACTTCGCGGACGATCTCGAGCGCTGCGTGGCCGAGGCGCGGCTCTCCTCGGAGATCACGCACGCGCACGAGGAGGGGATCGCGGGCGGGGTGGCGGTCGCCGTGGCGACGGCGCTCTGTTGGCGCCACCGGAACGAGCCCCTCGCGCCGACGGCCTTCCTCGAGGCGGTCCGCGAGCTCTGCCCCGAGAGCTACACGCGAGAGGGGATCGAGGCCGCGCTCCGACTCCCGGAGGAGGCCGACGTCGTGCAGGCCGCGCAGGCGCTCGGCAACGGCTCGGGCGTCACCGCGCCGGACACGGTGCCGCTCTGCCTCTGGCTCGCGGCACGCCACTTCGGGCGCCATGTCGACGTGCGCCATGTCGACGGGCGCTTTGTCGACGCGCTCTGGGAGACGGTCGCGGCGCTCGGCGACCGCGACACGACGTGCGCCATCGTCGGCGGCATCCTCGCCATGAGCGCGCCGGTCCCGGCCGAGTGGCTGGAGCGCCGAGAGCCGCTCCCCGAGGTGTGAGCCAACCGATGGAGATGTTCGTCCACCATCACGTCACCGAGGCCAACCGTGAGCAGTCGAGACTTCGAGAGAGAGCGCGAGCTTCTTCAGGCCGTGCTCGGTCAGCGGTTCGAGCTGACGGTGGCCACGAGCTCCCTGAAGCTCGCGTTCGACGCCGCCAACCACCGGCACCGCTACCTCTGGCTCGACCCAGCGTGGGTGCTCGAGGACGCGGCGGGCACCACGGAGCTCCACAGCCGAGACTGTCCTGACGACGGCGACGCGTTCAGGGCCTGGGCGGCTGGGCTGGACCCTCTGCGGACCGCCGCTCTCTCGGCGATCCGGCGTGATGGCGACACGACGTTGCTGGTGTTCGAGAACGGCAAGCGGCTCCGGTCGCTCGACGGAGCGACAGAGGACGACGACGCTTGGTACGACGACTTCTACTGGCGCGGGCCGGACGCGGACGAGGAAGGTACCCCGCTTCGATCATGAGCAGCTTCCGCATCGACGTGGCCGACCCGAGCACCGCCATCCACGACGAACGCGACCCGGGCGAATCGCCCGACGAGACGAGCATGGGCCATCGCCCGCGACGTCGTCCATGAGCCGGCTGCGAGATCCGCACTTCAGGCGGCG
The nucleotide sequence above comes from Sandaracinaceae bacterium. Encoded proteins:
- a CDS encoding ADP-ribosylglycohydrolase family protein, whose amino-acid sequence is MLRDVSRITHHSDEAYVGALAIALTIRKAAAGWSDRTALFEHLAAELPDTAVRDRLVEVAEHEGVTITDLAAQLGSSGYVVESVPLAIHAFCAEAEGSFIEMVTKIVEAGGDCDS
- a CDS encoding right-handed parallel beta-helix repeat-containing protein; translated protein: MHHRVALAFALLLLSPGCDGSAPPPDAAAGTDAGLVNASPSDAGTGPADAGSPQDGGCDICDAGPPPMADYYVSPDGDNDGPGTLEAPFATLAAADAVVAPGDLVYFRGGTYREPGVIRASGEEGAPIRWEGYPGETVVFEGPGRGGTPFVEQLRVSGSWNEVRRIWVQDSSGPGIRVFGDHVWIDDVTVRRCGTTGINFFEADDGRVSDSLISLSYNQYDAEGLPADGGGADGISFAHCRRGLITGTISWGNSDDGYDLWGSFDTRIEHSYAYGNGIDRWGGEGFAGDGNGFKLGNCDSTGVESYRNVSWGHPRRGFDSNCNSMSSLQHCTSFDDRYGFNNRHATNAWTNSVALASRSGAVQTMEDEPRSNAWDLGIEVTPAHFLGTTPPELTGDESAAEALALFRASDFLRPAPGSPLVDAGEDLGEPYEGAAPDLGAFEAR
- a CDS encoding UPF0149 family protein, with the translated sequence MSLARFGYLGQVPRMHHHPDLSERIDDDEWDELEALFAASGGPNMETICGLLNAVATAPSTIPPSAWLPLALGEREGIGSESPLLVRLLRLYNMVVDQLAHDAPLCPSPDDTEGIRHWCEGYALGVNLDDDWRLDIESMAWATPIIMITDGVGPSERVGDDLDARVLDAYHGLAAARVSAATASGGPRTVRREPKVGRNEPCPCGSGKKHKKCCLRASN
- a CDS encoding right-handed parallel beta-helix repeat-containing protein: MKKQSALRCGAWVRARKLAPAIIGLLSLSLAACQDGTPGADGGPDAFVDADAGAGPDGGAQPDGSAGLDAGGLVDAGADAGPGTEPVCDRSFHVASSGRSGAAGTMDDPWSTVGDVNGAELQPGDCVWFRRGDSWGESLTPPSSGTSDRPIVFGAYGTGAPPRLTGEGDRSCVGWVAPRSHLVFRDLHLDGCGRPGGGNAGGISVWSEGGTSRGLLIEGLLIEGAKTWGIYMSGVSGLMIRRTRISGSEEQHGIYLDGTLGLDDAVVEGCEIHHNNQMCVQLNSNGHSRLTGVILRYNRLHDCGLGGVNNIGADGLRAHHNLIYGEMPGIYNGCDGADDGCSAGAVDAVYANNTIHVMGSGWAACLSNGSPLGAPDFASFVNNICVHDAGSGVALEDGELSAATTDHNLYFSNVSSSVPFEWGGAWYDDFAAFQAGTGHGADSSFTDPGLRDASGAGYELLGSSPAVDTASDLGFTRDIVGTAVPSGSAPDRGAFERP
- a CDS encoding transposase, with amino-acid sequence MRWPVVVPAPRYIEPNATYAICRRVEGRRFLLRPDDKLTALFVYVLALCAAKFGVTVHMATVMSTHFHLVVTVPHGNVSEFMHALDTHLACAIQVLRRYVVGVVWAPGQLTIVQLHTAEAVAHQIAYAMVNPTAAGLVWKPEQWPGLNPTLEELGRRTLSAGKPDFYFTGKKWAAAGAVKLELPMQWFADEEEAREAIARELEVQLAEARTEIRARGWKVMGPTRARNVSPYRRAKTFEARGTLRPHVAAGPGQTEARIAAIEQLVEFRQKHREAKRRWCAGDRDVVFPRGTYWMVKHHGARVEPFP
- a CDS encoding ADP-ribosylglycohydrolase family protein, with the translated sequence MEPLTRALRSLDGLSVGDAFGELFFMPGEAAYRFIRARAIPDGSWRYTDDTEMAISIVEVLAGHGSVDQDALAAAFAARMDPSRRYGAGAYGILTAIREGLPWERASRGAFQGRGSFGNGAAMRVAPLGAYFADDLERCVAEARLSSEITHAHEEGIAGGVAVAVATALCWRHRNEPLAPTAFLEAVRELCPESYTREGIEAALRLPEEADVVQAAQALGNGSGVTAPDTVPLCLWLAARHFGRHVDVRHVDGRFVDALWETVAALGDRDTTCAIVGGILAMSAPVPAEWLERREPLPEV